The proteins below are encoded in one region of Pygocentrus nattereri isolate fPygNat1 chromosome 13, fPygNat1.pri, whole genome shotgun sequence:
- the LOC108431365 gene encoding dnaJ homolog subfamily C member 7-like — MAAVDCDMPVDPESNIPTQEDLEREAEIFKEKGNAFYIKKEYSEAFNYYTKAIDACPKNASYYGNRAATLMMLSRFREALEDSQQAVRLDDCFTKGHLREGKCHLSLGNAMAASRCFQKVLELDPTNTQALQEHKNAAALLEFEKMAEYGFEKRDFRKVVFCMDRALEFASACHKFKILKAECLALLGRYHEAQSVASDILRMDSTNADALYVRGLCLYYEDCIEKAVQFFVQALRMAPDHEKARLACRNAKALKAKKEEGNNAFKDRDYDAAYQLYTEALTIDPNNIKTNAKLYCNRATAGAKLNKLEQAIEDCSSAIKLDDSYIKAYLRRAQCYMDLEQYEEAVRDYEKVYHTEKTKEHKTLLKTAQLELKKSKRKDYYKVLGVSKDATEDEIKKAYRKRALMHHPDRHSGASAEVQKEEEKKFKEVGEAFTVLSDPKKKSRYDSGQDLDDDGMGDFDANNIFKAFFGGPGNFSFETNSAPGNFFFQFG, encoded by the exons ATGGCAGCTGTGGACTGTGATATGCCGGTGGACCCGGAGAGTAACATACCAACGCAGGAGGATCTGGAGAG GGAGGCGGAAATTTTCAAGGAGAAGGGAAATGCATTCTACATTAAGAAAGAATATTCAGAAGCGTTCAACTACTACACAAAAGCCATCG ATGCATGTCCCAAGAACGCCAGTTACTATGGCAACCGCGCAGCCACCCTGATGATGCTGAGCCGTTTCCGAGAGGCGCTGGAGGACTCCCAGCAGGCTGTTCGGCTGGACGACTGCTTCACGAAG GGCCACCTCAGAGAAGGAAAGTGCCACTTATCGTTGGGCAATGCCATGGCCGCCAGTCGCTGCTTTCAGAAAGTTCTGGAACTGGATCCCACAAACACTCAGGCCTTACAAGAG CACAAAAATGCAGCGGCTTTGTTGGAGTTTGAGAAGATGGCGGAGTACGGGTTTGAGAAGAGGGACTTCAGAAAG GTGGTTTTCTGCATGGATCGAGCGCTGGAGTTCGCTAGTGCCTGTCACAAATTCAAGATCTTGAAGGCAGAATGTTTGGCTTTGCTGGGGAGATACCACGAAGCCCAGTCTGTGGCCAG TGATATCCTGAGGATGGACTCCACTAATGCTGATGCCCTGTATGTGCGAGGGTTGTGTCTTTATTATGAGGACTGCATCGAGAAGGCCGTTCAGTTTTTCGTCCAGGCTCTTCGCATGGCACCTGATCATGAGAAAGCTCGCCTAGCGTGCAGA AATGCTAAAGCTCTGAAGGCGAAGAAAGAAGAGGGCAATAATGCCTTTAAGGATCGCGACTATGATGCTGCATATCAACTGTACACAGAGGCCCTGACCATAGACCCTAACAACATCAAAACCAACGCCAAGCTGTACTGCAACAGAGCCACCGCCGGGGCCAAG CTGAATAAACTGGAGCAGGCCATTGAAGACTGCAGCAGTGCCATCAAACTGGACGACAGCTACATTAAAGCCTACCTGAGGAGAGCGCAGTG ttatatgGACTTGGAGCAGTACGAAGAAGCTGTTCGGGACTACGAGAAAGTCTACCACACAGAAAAGACGAAAG AGCATAAAACTTTGTTGAAGACTGCTCAGTTAGAgctgaagaaaagcaaaagGAAAGACTACTATAAGGTCCTTGGAGTCAGCAAGGATGCAACAGAAGATGAGATAAAGAAGGCTTACCGCAAACGTGCCCTCATGCACCATCcag ACCGGCACAGTGGAGCGAGTGCTGAGGTTCagaaggaagaggagaagaagtTTAAGGAAGTGGGTGAGGCCTTCACTGTGCTGTCTGACCCCAAGAAGAAATCTCGTTATGACAGCGGCCAAGACCTGGACGATGATGGCATGGGAG ATTTCGATGCCAACAACATCTTTAAGGCCTTCTTTGGTGGACCTGGAAATTTCAGCTTCGAAACAA ACTCTGCACCTGGAAATTTCTTTTTCCAGTTTGGCTAA